From Nocardioides daedukensis, the proteins below share one genomic window:
- a CDS encoding phosphatase PAP2 family protein, protein MYRRAYVLLVGVATVMGVLAIGTAISVGEGLRDPEGFLGPAWVRLPMLVFGALLLDMLPRALWQGKGKFPMMKQVVIDRWKSHWNRERITLVVMGIVCFYITYVCYRNLKSFLPQVYDAKFDRPLDLLDQAIFFGNEPAVVLHTVFGTSVMAFALSLIYLWFLPMVPLLLTGWLIWSKNISYGYWFATSQAIAWSLGTASYYALPATGPGFAYPWRYTELAHTPTTDLMESLSYGRVAVMWGGVDGVQSVAAFASLHTAITLLVALMAQYTIRVRWVHWVLWVNFGLTVIATLYFGWHYVADDIAGIVIAVLAFYLGGLASGQKFDRHGLSSHPTTTTSKVPVERD, encoded by the coding sequence GTGTATCGCCGCGCCTACGTGCTCCTCGTCGGAGTCGCCACCGTCATGGGTGTGCTCGCGATCGGCACGGCAATCAGCGTGGGAGAAGGCCTGCGGGACCCCGAGGGCTTCCTCGGCCCGGCCTGGGTGCGGCTGCCGATGCTGGTCTTCGGCGCCCTCCTGCTCGACATGCTGCCCCGCGCCCTGTGGCAGGGCAAGGGCAAGTTCCCGATGATGAAGCAGGTGGTCATCGACCGCTGGAAGTCGCACTGGAACCGGGAGCGGATCACCCTCGTGGTGATGGGAATCGTCTGCTTCTACATCACCTACGTGTGCTACCGAAACCTGAAGTCGTTCCTGCCGCAGGTCTATGACGCCAAGTTCGACCGGCCGCTGGACCTGCTCGACCAGGCGATCTTCTTCGGCAACGAGCCGGCGGTCGTCCTGCACACGGTCTTCGGCACCAGCGTGATGGCCTTCGCGCTCTCGCTGATCTATCTGTGGTTCCTGCCGATGGTGCCGCTGCTGCTGACCGGCTGGCTGATCTGGTCGAAGAACATCTCCTACGGCTACTGGTTCGCCACCTCGCAGGCGATCGCCTGGAGCCTGGGCACGGCGTCCTACTACGCACTTCCCGCCACCGGGCCGGGCTTCGCCTATCCATGGCGCTACACCGAGCTCGCGCACACCCCGACCACCGACCTGATGGAGAGCCTCTCGTATGGCCGCGTCGCGGTGATGTGGGGCGGTGTCGACGGCGTGCAGTCGGTGGCTGCCTTCGCCAGCCTGCACACGGCAATCACGCTGCTCGTGGCGCTGATGGCGCAGTACACGATCCGCGTCCGATGGGTGCACTGGGTGCTCTGGGTCAACTTCGGGCTCACCGTGATCGCGACCCTCTACTTCGGTTGGCACTACGTCGCCGACGACATCGCCGGCATCGTCATCGCCGTGCTCGCCTTCTACCTGGGCGGTCTGGCCTCAGGGCAGAAGTTCGACAGACATGGGCTGTCGTCGCACCCGACGACCACCACCTCCAAGGTCCCGGTCGAGCGGGACTGA
- a CDS encoding ABC transporter ATP-binding protein has protein sequence MLSIRGLSVSYAGVPAVQDVTLDLPTGQVLAVLGPSGCGKSTLLRAVAGLEPVRSGTISYDGRDQDQIPTHKRGFALMFQDGQLFAHQSVAANVGYPLRLRHRPRREVAARVAELLELVGLGGHGDRAPATLSGGERQRVALARALAVEPKLLLLDEPLSALDKSLRERLASDLREILVAASTTALLVTHDHEEAFAVADRMALMRGGRLVQEGTLSEVWEHPADPEAASFLGYSTVLEGAAADVVLAAAGSETGHRVALRRSALQIVEQGPLEGVVLSSRLTPEAVRVEVDVTGVGAVAAVTRDGVQPPGPGQKVHLMVAPDRIAVITD, from the coding sequence ATGTTGTCGATCCGGGGACTGAGCGTCTCCTATGCGGGTGTCCCGGCAGTGCAGGACGTCACCCTCGACCTGCCGACCGGCCAGGTGCTCGCCGTGCTCGGCCCCTCGGGTTGCGGGAAGTCCACACTGCTGCGCGCGGTCGCCGGCCTCGAGCCGGTGCGCTCCGGGACGATCTCGTACGACGGCCGCGACCAGGACCAGATCCCGACCCACAAACGGGGATTCGCGCTGATGTTCCAGGACGGCCAGCTCTTCGCCCACCAGAGCGTTGCCGCAAACGTGGGCTATCCGCTGCGGCTGCGACACCGCCCGCGCCGCGAGGTGGCAGCCCGGGTCGCCGAGCTGTTGGAGCTCGTCGGGCTCGGCGGACATGGGGATCGCGCCCCGGCCACCCTCTCGGGAGGGGAGCGGCAGCGGGTCGCGCTGGCCCGCGCGCTGGCCGTCGAACCCAAGCTGCTGCTGCTCGACGAGCCGCTGAGTGCCCTGGACAAGTCATTGCGCGAACGGCTCGCGTCAGACCTGCGCGAGATCCTGGTGGCCGCCAGCACCACCGCGTTGCTGGTCACCCATGACCACGAGGAGGCGTTCGCAGTCGCCGACCGGATGGCGCTGATGCGTGGTGGCCGGCTGGTCCAGGAGGGGACCCTCTCCGAGGTCTGGGAGCACCCGGCCGATCCGGAGGCGGCCTCGTTCCTGGGCTACTCGACCGTGCTGGAGGGAGCTGCTGCCGATGTGGTGCTCGCCGCGGCAGGCAGTGAGACCGGCCATCGGGTGGCGTTGCGTCGCTCGGCACTGCAGATCGTCGAGCAGGGACCGCTCGAGGGGGTCGTGCTCTCCTCGCGGCTGACACCAGAAGCGGTGCGGGTCGAGGTGGATGTCACAGGCGTCGGAGCGGTGGCTGCGGTGACCCGGGACGGCGTACAACCGCCCGGTCCCGGACAAAAGGTGCACCTGATGGTGGCCCCGGACCGAATCGCCGTGATCACCGACTGA
- a CDS encoding iron ABC transporter permease, translating into MDGHHQPLRRLSALAGLALVPVLVMGVFFVLPVSGMLALGLWPDGDFSPFAVLEVLGRPRVGRVLWFTVWSASVATLATLALGIPTAYVLHRLRFPGRTVLRALFLVPFVLPTVVVGIAFKHLLGGPLAALDLEGTPVAIIAAMVFFNLAVVVRTVGTAWEGLDPRSGEAAAALGATPWQVFRTATLPALRGSIISAASVVFLFCATAFGVVLILGGLRYATIETEVYLLTTTLFDLPAAAALCLLQLVVVTLLLYAAHRARSGSGTSVERRAVAPVAIRRRDLPALGIMGLGMLLVTAPVLDLVAGSFRVQGGWGLGNYRSLGTVGEGSLVEASVLDALLNSLRTAVDATWMALLLGLLVSVIVTRRSHSTAERRMRGVLDGFFMLPLGVSAVTLGFGFLITLDEPPVNFRDSALLVPIAQALVALPLVVRTLVPVLAGIDDRQRQAANSLGASPLRALLTIDLAVVWKPLLAAGGFAFAISLGEFGATSFLSRVDHPTLPVIIFRLLGEQGADNYGMALAASVILALTTALVMLVVERLRVPGVGGF; encoded by the coding sequence GTGGACGGACATCACCAGCCGTTGAGAAGACTGAGCGCCCTTGCCGGGCTGGCACTCGTGCCGGTCCTGGTGATGGGCGTCTTCTTCGTGCTCCCCGTCAGCGGGATGCTCGCCCTGGGCCTGTGGCCCGACGGCGACTTCTCGCCCTTTGCGGTGCTCGAGGTGCTGGGCCGGCCCCGGGTCGGACGCGTCCTGTGGTTCACCGTCTGGTCGGCGAGCGTCGCCACCCTGGCCACGCTCGCCCTCGGCATCCCCACGGCATACGTCCTGCACCGGCTCCGCTTCCCGGGTCGCACCGTGTTGCGTGCGCTCTTCCTGGTGCCGTTCGTGCTGCCCACCGTCGTGGTCGGCATCGCCTTCAAGCACCTGCTGGGTGGCCCGCTCGCGGCCCTCGACCTGGAGGGCACCCCGGTAGCGATCATCGCCGCGATGGTCTTCTTCAACCTGGCCGTGGTGGTGCGCACCGTCGGTACCGCCTGGGAGGGACTCGACCCGCGATCCGGTGAGGCGGCCGCCGCCCTCGGCGCGACGCCGTGGCAGGTCTTCCGGACCGCGACCCTGCCCGCACTGCGCGGCTCGATCATCTCGGCGGCCAGCGTGGTCTTCCTCTTCTGCGCGACGGCGTTCGGCGTCGTGCTGATCCTCGGCGGGTTGCGCTACGCGACGATCGAGACCGAGGTCTACCTGCTCACCACGACCCTCTTCGACCTGCCGGCGGCCGCGGCGCTGTGCCTGCTTCAGCTCGTGGTCGTCACCCTCCTGTTGTACGCCGCACACCGCGCGCGTTCGGGCAGTGGCACGTCGGTGGAGCGTCGAGCGGTCGCACCCGTGGCGATCCGTCGTCGCGACCTCCCGGCGCTGGGGATCATGGGGCTGGGAATGCTCCTGGTGACCGCACCGGTCCTCGACCTGGTGGCCGGCTCGTTCCGGGTGCAGGGGGGATGGGGACTGGGGAACTATCGCTCGCTGGGCACGGTGGGGGAGGGCAGCCTGGTCGAAGCATCTGTCCTCGACGCGCTGCTCAACTCGCTGCGCACCGCGGTCGACGCGACCTGGATGGCGTTGCTGCTGGGCCTGCTGGTCTCGGTGATCGTCACCCGTCGCTCGCACTCGACGGCCGAGCGCCGAATGCGCGGTGTGCTCGACGGTTTCTTCATGCTGCCGCTGGGTGTGTCCGCGGTGACCCTGGGCTTCGGCTTCCTGATCACCCTCGACGAGCCACCGGTGAACTTCCGCGACTCGGCCCTGCTGGTGCCGATCGCGCAGGCACTGGTGGCGCTGCCACTGGTGGTCCGGACCCTGGTGCCGGTGCTGGCCGGCATCGACGACCGGCAACGACAGGCCGCGAACTCGCTGGGTGCCTCGCCGTTGCGCGCGCTGCTCACCATCGACCTGGCCGTGGTCTGGAAGCCACTGCTGGCCGCCGGCGGCTTCGCCTTCGCGATCTCGCTGGGCGAGTTCGGTGCGACCTCCTTCCTCTCCCGGGTGGACCACCCGACGCTCCCGGTGATCATCTTCCGGTTGCTCGGTGAGCAGGGTGCCGACAACTACGGGATGGCGCTGGCCGCCTCGGTGATCCTCGCCCTCACCACGGCACTGGTGATGCTGGTCGTCGAACGACTCCGGGTGCCCGGAGTGGGAGGGTTCTGA
- a CDS encoding thiamine ABC transporter substrate-binding protein translates to MNRALRTALSTATATLLATATLSSCSLVGGGDDDEGGSTVTLVTHSSFNLPKELIEQFEEDSGHQLKVKAAGDGGTLTNELALNRNNPTGDVAFGVDNTFASRAIEEKVFEAYEPELPAGAESLRIQGEGAEMMVPVDHGSVCVNVDLDWFAEKDLKAPKRLADLTEPAYKDLFVIPGASTSTPGMAFLLATIAEYGDQWPAYWKKLMANGAKLTQGWSDAYEGDFTGASDKGKRPIVVSYDTSPAFTVTDDGTTTTAALLDTCFEQVEYAGVLANADNPEGARALIDFLLSEDVQKALPDSMYVFPVDDSVALPEAWEKFAEQPSDPYTVPPAEIAENRSAWLSEWTDITSR, encoded by the coding sequence ATGAACCGCGCGCTGCGCACTGCACTGTCCACGGCCACAGCCACCCTCCTGGCGACTGCGACGCTGTCGTCCTGTTCGCTCGTCGGGGGCGGAGACGACGACGAGGGCGGCAGCACCGTCACCCTGGTCACCCACTCGTCCTTCAACCTGCCCAAGGAGCTCATCGAGCAGTTCGAGGAGGACTCCGGCCACCAGCTCAAGGTGAAGGCGGCCGGCGACGGCGGGACGCTCACCAACGAGCTCGCGCTGAACCGGAACAACCCCACCGGCGACGTCGCCTTCGGTGTGGACAACACCTTCGCCTCCCGGGCGATCGAGGAGAAGGTCTTCGAGGCCTACGAGCCCGAGCTGCCGGCTGGCGCGGAGAGCCTGCGGATCCAGGGCGAGGGCGCCGAGATGATGGTCCCGGTCGACCACGGATCGGTCTGCGTGAACGTCGACCTCGACTGGTTCGCCGAGAAGGACCTGAAGGCGCCCAAGCGGCTCGCCGACCTCACCGAGCCGGCGTACAAGGACCTCTTCGTCATCCCCGGCGCGTCGACCAGCACACCGGGGATGGCGTTCCTGCTCGCCACGATCGCGGAGTACGGCGACCAGTGGCCGGCGTACTGGAAGAAGCTGATGGCCAACGGGGCCAAGCTGACCCAGGGCTGGAGCGACGCCTACGAGGGTGACTTCACCGGAGCCAGCGACAAGGGCAAGCGCCCGATCGTGGTCTCCTACGACACCTCGCCGGCCTTCACCGTCACCGATGACGGCACGACGACGACCGCAGCCCTGCTCGACACCTGCTTCGAGCAGGTCGAATATGCCGGCGTCCTGGCCAACGCGGACAACCCCGAGGGTGCGCGCGCGTTGATCGACTTCCTGCTCAGCGAGGACGTGCAGAAGGCCCTGCCGGACAGCATGTACGTCTTCCCGGTCGACGACAGCGTCGCCCTGCCCGAGGCGTGGGAGAAGTTCGCCGAGCAGCCGAGCGATCCCTACACGGTGCCGCCCGCAGAGATCGCCGAGAACAGGTCCGCCTGGCTCTCCGAGTGGACGGACATCACCAGCCGTTGA
- a CDS encoding class F sortase, whose amino-acid sequence MTRTARAYAVAAVIALALLIGLAVAVNPFGDDSASPPGSVAPTASATPSLAPTPSVRPRTATGPGRPDRILIPALEVDSPVVPIRSKNRVLDPPADANVIGWWSEGARPGAKRGSALVTGHTIHTGAGALKDLENLKDGDAVSVHTDKGNIDYVVEDVRVLTKEELAAQAETLFDQTSEARLVVITCEDWDGSSWQSNVVVTALPS is encoded by the coding sequence ATGACTCGCACCGCTCGGGCCTACGCCGTGGCAGCCGTGATCGCCCTCGCCCTGCTGATCGGACTGGCCGTGGCCGTCAACCCGTTCGGGGACGACTCCGCGTCGCCGCCCGGCTCCGTCGCACCCACCGCGTCCGCGACCCCGAGCCTGGCCCCCACCCCGAGTGTGCGGCCGCGCACCGCCACCGGGCCCGGCAGACCCGATCGCATCCTGATCCCGGCCCTCGAGGTCGACTCGCCCGTGGTCCCGATCCGGTCCAAGAACCGGGTGCTCGACCCGCCGGCCGATGCCAACGTGATCGGGTGGTGGAGCGAGGGCGCCAGGCCCGGCGCGAAGCGCGGCTCCGCGCTGGTCACCGGGCACACCATCCACACCGGCGCCGGCGCCCTCAAGGACCTGGAGAACCTCAAGGACGGTGACGCGGTCAGCGTGCACACCGACAAGGGCAACATCGACTACGTCGTCGAGGACGTCCGAGTGCTCACCAAGGAGGAGCTCGCCGCCCAGGCGGAGACCCTCTTCGACCAGACCAGCGAGGCGCGCCTGGTGGTGATCACCTGCGAGGACTGGGACGGCTCGTCCTGGCAGAGCAACGTCGTGGTCACCGCACTGCCCAGCTGA
- a CDS encoding NADH:flavin oxidoreductase has protein sequence MIPDPFAPATLGPVRLRNRVVKAATFEGRTPDGVVSDALIDFHRTMAAGGVGLTTVAYCAVAPEGRTHAEQLVIGPRTAPGLARLADAVHAEGGAISAQLGHAGPVANGRSNGVHALAASRMPSPLSMQMIRTASEADLARITKQYAASARILVDAGFDVLEVHMSHSYLISSFLAPALNRRKDRWGGSLENRARLARQVAQAVRDEVGDEVAVIAKSSLSDGFKGGLTTPEGIELAQMLESDGTLDALQLTGGSSLMNPMYLFRGGVPLKEFAASMPLPVRWGMRTVGKGFLKEYPFEEAYFLEKALQFREAVQMPLMLLGGINERATIEKAMELGFDYVAMGRALLFEPGLVNRLAGEVGGAGACIHCNRCMPTIYAIGGTHCPVLAGR, from the coding sequence ATGATCCCCGACCCGTTCGCCCCCGCCACCCTCGGCCCGGTCCGCCTCCGCAACCGGGTCGTGAAGGCCGCGACCTTCGAGGGGCGCACCCCCGACGGGGTCGTCTCCGATGCGCTCATCGACTTCCACCGCACCATGGCCGCCGGCGGAGTCGGACTGACCACGGTCGCCTACTGCGCCGTCGCTCCGGAGGGCCGCACCCACGCCGAGCAGCTGGTGATCGGTCCACGCACCGCGCCCGGCCTGGCCCGCCTGGCCGACGCGGTGCACGCCGAAGGCGGGGCGATCTCCGCCCAACTCGGCCACGCCGGGCCGGTCGCCAACGGCCGCTCCAACGGCGTACACGCCCTTGCCGCCAGCCGGATGCCCAGCCCGCTGTCGATGCAGATGATCCGCACCGCCAGCGAGGCCGACCTGGCCAGGATCACCAAGCAGTACGCCGCCTCCGCGCGCATCCTGGTCGACGCCGGGTTCGACGTGCTCGAGGTGCACATGAGCCACAGCTATCTGATCTCCTCCTTCCTCGCCCCCGCCCTCAACCGGCGCAAGGACCGTTGGGGCGGTTCGCTGGAGAACCGTGCCCGCCTGGCACGCCAAGTCGCCCAGGCGGTCCGTGACGAGGTCGGCGACGAGGTCGCGGTGATCGCCAAGAGCAGCCTCAGCGACGGGTTCAAGGGCGGCCTGACCACCCCCGAGGGCATCGAGCTCGCGCAGATGCTGGAGTCCGACGGGACCCTCGACGCGCTGCAGCTCACCGGCGGCAGCTCCCTGATGAACCCGATGTACCTCTTCCGTGGCGGCGTCCCGCTCAAGGAGTTCGCCGCGTCGATGCCGCTCCCGGTGCGATGGGGGATGCGGACCGTCGGCAAGGGCTTCCTCAAGGAATATCCCTTCGAGGAGGCCTACTTCCTCGAGAAGGCGCTCCAGTTCCGCGAGGCGGTCCAGATGCCGCTGATGCTGCTCGGTGGGATCAACGAGCGCGCCACGATCGAGAAGGCGATGGAGCTCGGCTTCGACTACGTCGCGATGGGACGCGCGCTCCTCTTCGAGCCGGGACTGGTCAACAGGCTGGCCGGGGAGGTCGGCGGAGCCGGCGCGTGCATCCACTGCAACCGGTGCATGCCGACCATCTATGCGATCGGTGGGACGCACTGCCCGGTGCTCGCCGGGCGGTGA